DNA sequence from the Candidatus Bathyarchaeota archaeon genome:
ACGAATACGCCAAAGAAGAAGCCCAAGACTTCGCCCTCTGGAAAGCATGGACACCAGAAGATGGCGATGTATTTTGGGAGACGGAACTGGGCAAGGGCAGACCAGGCTGGCACATCGAATGCAGCGCCATGAGCATGAAGTATCTGGGCGAAACCTTTGACATTCACTGTGGCGGCGTAGACAACATGTTCCCGCATCACGAGAACGAGATTGCGCAAAGCGAAGCCGCAACGGGCAAGAGGTTTGTGAATTACTGGTTGCACAACGAGCACCTGCAGGTAGAAGGCAAAAAAATGGCAAAACGCTTTGGCAACTTCTACACTCTACGCGACCTATTAGCGAAAGGCTACGACCCTATCGCGATTCGCTACTTGCTGTTGTCAACGCATTATAGGCAACAATTCAACTTCACCTTTGAGGGCTTAGAAGCCGCAAAAAGCGCTGTTGAACGCTTAAGAAATTTTGTTAGGCGCCTGCACGATGCAGACGGAAAAGAATGCAAAGAAGTCTCAGCCTTAACAGAGAAGCTTGAGGCGTGTTTTGGCGGCTCAATGGATGATGACTTAAACATCAGCGTGGCTTTGGCGTCACTTTTTGATTTCGTCCGCGACATAAACAACCTGCTGGATTCCAACAAGGTAAGCAAGGCAGAAGCGGCAGACATCCGCGGGTTGATGATGCGCATTGACGAGGTTTTAGGCGTCATCGGCAAAGTGGAATCCGAAGAGGTACTGCCCAAAGATATTGACGCAATAGTGCAGAAGCGCGAGGAAGCACGCAAAGCCAAAAACTGGAAAGAAGCCGACGCCATACGAGCGCAACTAAAAGCCATGGGCATCGTGCTTGAGGACACAGCGCAGGGTGTGCGGTGGCACAGAGAGAAAACTTAGGCAGTTTTACCTGTTAAGTTCCATTCTGAGGTCGCGTACTTTTCTTTGCAGAGTTTTTTGGCAAGCTCAACCTCGTAAGGCAACAATGAGCCTGGTTCAAGCTGGATTTTCAGCATAGCTCTAAAGCCCTGTGTAAGCGCGTTGACAGCGGTTTCTGGCGAAATTGGATGCCTCAACTCATTTTCGATACTAGTGATTTTCCGCTGTGCAATGTCTGTTGCTTGAGCGCAGGAGAGGCTTTTGAGTTTTAGAAGCGTGAACATTTTGGGCAAATCCGCCTTCAACAGTAAGGTGCCGTGTTGCAGTACAATGCCACGTGTGATAGTTTGGCTACTGCCGCTGATTTTTTTGCCATTCACCGTTAGATTCGGGCAGTTTTTTGCGTCGCCGCTGCTGAAATCTGCAGGTACACCCAAGAGCCGCAGGGCGTCGGTTATGGCTTCATAAATTTTGAAGTAGACAGTTGTTATGTCTGCAGTTCCTAAATCACTCACTTTTGCCACCACGCTGTAAGTAACCTCGCCTTCGTAGTCGTGGTAGACGGTGCCGCCGCCGCTGATGCGCCTAACAACATCCACGCCCAGTTTTTTGCAGTTGTCAAGGTAGAGTTCGTTTTCTGGGTTCTGGTTTTTGCCGATGCTTGCGGCTGAGGGCTGCCAACGATAAAACCGCAAGGTGTTGGGCACTTTGTTGGCTGTTCGTGCGGTTAGGATGGCTTCGTCGATTGCCATGTTCATTGCGGCAGTGTTAGTTTCCAGTGGGAGTAAACGCCAAGTGTCCATTATTGTTCAGTCCTTGCCAATGAAAAATTGTGTTAGACTTAAAACTGTTATGCAAAACTGTCTGTTTTTGGGGATTAAGTTATTTAGATGCGCTTAACTTTAAACCAGAAACAATCAAACAAACGAGGAAATTTCATGCCTAAAGCTAAAGTCGGCGTTTCAATGCTCTACTGCCTTGGCGAGCCATTCAACCGCATGGTCAAACGCTTAGGCAAATTGGACACACACTACATAGAGATTTTAGATGACGGCACACACGAACTAAACAAGGCGCGCATTGCACTACTCAAGGAAGCTGCAAAACGCTACAAACTAGAATATTCCCTGCATGCACCGTTCGCAGACATCAACATTGGTTCGCCCATCAAGCCGATGCTGAACGCTTCGATGAAGCGCTTAAAGCAGTCTCTGCAAAATGCCAGCGACATGGGTGCTAAACTCTGGGTTTTCCATCCTGGCCAGCGCACGGGCATCGGGCAGTTCTATCCGGGCGCGGATTTTCGGCAGACTTGCCAGAGCATCCAAGAACTCTACGAGATAGCAGAAAAGCTTGGCGTGAATATTGCTTTGGAGAATTTGCCTGCAAAATACTGGTTTTTGATGAACACTCCTGAAGAGTTCATGAAAATGTACCGTGAAACTAAGCTGCCAGTCGGCATCGCCATGGACCTTGGGCACGCCAACTTGGAGGGGCAAATTAAGCCGTTCTTTGAGTTGTTAGCGGACAAGATTGTTCACGTTCACGCCAGCGACAACGACGGTTCAGACGACCAGCACCTTGGTGTGGGCGATGGCAAAATTGATTATGAGTGGTTTGCGGAGACGTTGAAGAACAATGGCTTTGACAAGATGGTTATGGTTGAAGCCATGACGCATGTTTCAGAGAGCCTAAAGAAACTGCGGGCGCTACTCGCTTAGCGGCAACTCCAGCTCCAAGAAGTCCTCGGCTAAAATGGTGTTTGGAAAAAATTTTTGTGCCTGCTCCAAAAGCAACCTTGCATCTGGGTACCGTGCGCTGATGTGAAATAGGACGAGTTGTTTTGCGCCTGCGGCTTTGGCTTGGCTTGCTGCTTGGCTTGGTGTTGAATGGCAATCGGTGCCTGCTTTTTCAGTTAACGCATCGTCGAAGGTGCAGTCGTGAATCACCAAGTCTGCGCCTTGAGCGAATTTTGCGAAGGTTTCGAAGGGTTTAGTGTCGCCTGTGTATATGATTTTGCGTCCAGCACGCGGTGGACCCATAACGTCGCTTGGTTTCACGGTTTTGCCGTTGGGGAGCGCGATTTCTTCGCCGTGTTGGAGCTTAGACCACAATTCGCCCGCGGGAACGCCAAGCGCCAAAGCCTTCTGGGGGTAGAATTTTCCTGGGCGCGGTTTTTCCACGAACGCGAAGGCGTAGCTTTCTATGGCGTGGTTTGATTTCGCGGCTATAACTTGGTACTCTTCTTCATCGCAAACGACTCCTTCGGCGAGGATCTCGTTGATTTCGACTGGGAAGGTTAAGCCGAAGTTGAGGGTTTCTTTGGCGCAGACAAGGAACTCTTTTAGTCCTTTTGGAGCGTAGATTTGTACGGGTTCTTTTCTGTCCATCAGAGCCATGGTTTGCAGTAGTCCTGGCAAGCCCAGAACGTGGTCGCCGTGCAAATGCGTGAGGAAGATTTTGAGTTTTTTGTGGAAGCTTACTTTGGCTTGCATCATTTGGCGTTGTACGTTTTCGCCGCAGTCAAACATCCACTGGTCTCGGGGGCACTGCACCACCACAGCGGGTAGGCTGCGTTTGAGGGTTGGGACGCTGCCGCTTGTTCCTAAGAATACCACGCGAATGCTCACTTGTTGGTCACCTTTTCGAATACTGCGATTTCCCGCGTTAGCGTCCTGTGAACGTAGGCGAAGTGTGATTCCACATGCCGAAAGCCCAAGCGGGCGCCGATACGGGATATGTTTAATGTTTTAGGGGAAGCTATACAAATCCGTTGCCCCGCGCCGAGGAGTTGCCAAGATGAAGCCAGAACTTCTGTGACTAGTTGTTTGGTTGTTGATTTGAGGGTGCTTGCTGAGCGTCCGTAAGGGGGGTCAGTAACCACCACGTCTACTCGTGTGAATGGGAGTTTGCGTGCGTCAGCTAAAATCAGTCCCTCGGCTGTGATGTGGAAGTATGCGAGGTTTTTTTTAGCGCCCAACACCATCCGTTTCTGTGCATCAACGCCGATTGCGCGGCAACCGATGTATGTGGCTTCGATGAGGGAGCTGCCTGTGCCGCAGAACGGGTCAAGCACCAAGCTTTCTGCTTTTGCGTGTGCGAGGTTTACCATGCAGCGTGTGAGTTTTGAGGGCATGGCTGATGGGTGGAAGAAGGGTTTTTTTCGTGGTCTGCGTTCGCTGAAGGTTTTGGTTTGGATTTCGGTTAGTTTTAAGCCGAAGATGAGTTTTTCGTTTGTGATGATGCCGATGAAGGTTTTGTCTGGGTTTTTGAGGTTAACTTTTGTGCCTTGGGTGCGTTGGAGGATTATTTTGCCTAGTTTGCCTTCGAGGGTCATGGTGTTTATGTTTTGGTCGGCGTAGTTTTTTATGCGGTTTATGCGTACTGAAAAGGTTTCGCCTGTTTTGAGGACGGCGGAGTAGTCTGTTTGGTTTGCGGTTTTTGTGATGTCGGTTTCTGTTGCTTGTGAGATGAATAGTTCTTGTGCGCAGACGCGTGTGAATGCGGCTCTTATCTGCACGGGCTCCACGCTTGAGAGGTCGGCTTCTAAGCGCAGGGTTTGGTCTAGCACTTCAACGTTTGAGTAGGCGTAGCCTTCGGCTTCAAGGATTGCTTTTACTTCTGCGGCTGGCAGGGTTTCGTTTTCGCCTGAGAGCAAAAAGAAGAGTTTAGGCACTCGGATTTGCGCCTTTGAGTTGTTTGCTAATGAGCGGTGCAAGCGAGACTTTGCTGTAGGGTCCTGGCACGCTGTCTGTGCCCACGATTTCTTCTACGCCAGCGT
Encoded proteins:
- a CDS encoding sugar phosphate isomerase/epimerase — encoded protein: MPKAKVGVSMLYCLGEPFNRMVKRLGKLDTHYIEILDDGTHELNKARIALLKEAAKRYKLEYSLHAPFADINIGSPIKPMLNASMKRLKQSLQNASDMGAKLWVFHPGQRTGIGQFYPGADFRQTCQSIQELYEIAEKLGVNIALENLPAKYWFLMNTPEEFMKMYRETKLPVGIAMDLGHANLEGQIKPFFELLADKIVHVHASDNDGSDDQHLGVGDGKIDYEWFAETLKNNGFDKMVMVEAMTHVSESLKKLRALLA
- a CDS encoding TRM11 family methyltransferase, translating into MPKLFFLLSGENETLPAAEVKAILEAEGYAYSNVEVLDQTLRLEADLSSVEPVQIRAAFTRVCAQELFISQATETDITKTANQTDYSAVLKTGETFSVRINRIKNYADQNINTMTLEGKLGKIILQRTQGTKVNLKNPDKTFIGIITNEKLIFGLKLTEIQTKTFSERRPRKKPFFHPSAMPSKLTRCMVNLAHAKAESLVLDPFCGTGSSLIEATYIGCRAIGVDAQKRMVLGAKKNLAYFHITAEGLILADARKLPFTRVDVVVTDPPYGRSASTLKSTTKQLVTEVLASSWQLLGAGQRICIASPKTLNISRIGARLGFRHVESHFAYVHRTLTREIAVFEKVTNK
- the rnz gene encoding ribonuclease Z; protein product: MSIRVVFLGTSGSVPTLKRSLPAVVVQCPRDQWMFDCGENVQRQMMQAKVSFHKKLKIFLTHLHGDHVLGLPGLLQTMALMDRKEPVQIYAPKGLKEFLVCAKETLNFGLTFPVEINEILAEGVVCDEEEYQVIAAKSNHAIESYAFAFVEKPRPGKFYPQKALALGVPAGELWSKLQHGEEIALPNGKTVKPSDVMGPPRAGRKIIYTGDTKPFETFAKFAQGADLVIHDCTFDDALTEKAGTDCHSTPSQAASQAKAAGAKQLVLFHISARYPDARLLLEQAQKFFPNTILAEDFLELELPLSE
- the cysS gene encoding cysteine--tRNA ligase, which encodes MRFFNTLTRRKEEFKPLEQGKVKMYTCGPTVYDFAHIGNFRAFLFEDLLKRWLIQRGYKVTHVMNLTDVDDKTIKGSQKQGLPLRQFTDFYVKAFFEDIKALNIMPADVYPKATDHIPEMVTIIKTLMAKGIAYRGEDGSIYYAVSKFPDYGKLSHIKVGELKAGARVSQDEYAKEEAQDFALWKAWTPEDGDVFWETELGKGRPGWHIECSAMSMKYLGETFDIHCGGVDNMFPHHENEIAQSEAATGKRFVNYWLHNEHLQVEGKKMAKRFGNFYTLRDLLAKGYDPIAIRYLLLSTHYRQQFNFTFEGLEAAKSAVERLRNFVRRLHDADGKECKEVSALTEKLEACFGGSMDDDLNISVALASLFDFVRDINNLLDSNKVSKAEAADIRGLMMRIDEVLGVIGKVESEEVLPKDIDAIVQKREEARKAKNWKEADAIRAQLKAMGIVLEDTAQGVRWHREKT
- a CDS encoding lipoate--protein ligase family protein, which gives rise to MDTWRLLPLETNTAAMNMAIDEAILTARTANKVPNTLRFYRWQPSAASIGKNQNPENELYLDNCKKLGVDVVRRISGGGTVYHDYEGEVTYSVVAKVSDLGTADITTVYFKIYEAITDALRLLGVPADFSSGDAKNCPNLTVNGKKISGSSQTITRGIVLQHGTLLLKADLPKMFTLLKLKSLSCAQATDIAQRKITSIENELRHPISPETAVNALTQGFRAMLKIQLEPGSLLPYEVELAKKLCKEKYATSEWNLTGKTA